The Tolypothrix sp. NIES-4075 genomic interval AAAGAAGCGTTGTTTTTAAGCTAGACTGAAATAATGCTAAACCTGACTTATACCTACGCTCTAAAGCTAACGCAGCAACAATCCCAAACCTATGAGGCATGGCTAGAAACCTCTCGTAGAGTCTGGAATTTTGCATTAGCTCAAAGAAAGGATTGGTATAACTCCAGGTCGTGCAGAATAGATGCTCGCAGCTTAAAGGGTGAGTACATCATCCCCGCAGACGCACCCCGACCAACATTCGCATCCGAATGCAAAGCTTTGACTCAAGCCCGGAAAACTAATTCAGACCTGAATGCTGCACATTCACAGATGTTGCAACAGGTGTTGAGGAGACTAGAG includes:
- a CDS encoding RNA-guided endonuclease InsQ/TnpB family protein — protein: MLNLTYTYALKLTQQQSQTYEAWLETSRRVWNFALAQRKDWYNSRSCRIDARSLKGEYIIPADAPRPTFASECKALTQARKTNSDLNAAHSQMLQQVLRRLEKAFVGMWESGRGFPRFKKQGRMRSLLFPQLGVDPIKGNQVKLAGVGWVRIRLSRPLPDGFVAKQAQVVKRASGWYVMLTLQADVDVPDVTPHAQPVGIDCIV